From Antedon mediterranea chromosome 9, ecAntMedi1.1, whole genome shotgun sequence, a single genomic window includes:
- the LOC140058310 gene encoding uncharacterized protein, translating into MFHVKKEEGGTTLEILDKTKEHSPSECQLNHRIEKKDLEVEKLLGIADLNKATIKSLSKLHELYIMKFCSQIIEEGVKYHIFRNIMEVKDMIESFDSVLEGNRLDSFAYFTELNKRLKEGSFKPIVEYQANLPFQRNMLQFQREHNRALIQVLGNFERNVKTKSRISEMDLQLRISKPQEWLTSLYRKSKALNKAFKGPTDQPNHRLQIHTIHMLEKLIQEEQELTKSVEKDLHMTSVLLNLPTELVSKDRQLLYKLSQIKDDWLKKHGCFMLYTKRKTDDGNPLKNIRKKYSQKEIHIYASASVIILTSKQFCNCYDRNYTDIEVVDARNRKSWMPEKGFLFKLWIYKKVGLVDDYQPVEYLLGFTSGSDQIEKDFKEWKAALVVATGESGKYDDYSRPIHIVTTVFVTNKDDELQLDVNDFVELLENRQVKNEIWVRGIRQRDGMSGWFPSTILGSQRDEQYSYGQKIKLRCKKERENEYEDDKSSYNNDAIQVRKKDRDTTTRNPRKSSKDKSKRLSFYFRPISRLLMNQNACIAPKDTDLYQEIRVGNVETSCSVLDRTSHYDYICSDIEFDDGGYVKVAPYNKNN; encoded by the exons atgtttcatgTAAAGAAAGAAGAAGGAG GTACAACTTTGGAGATACTGGATAAAACAAAGGAACATTCTCCGTCTGAATGTCAACTGAATCATAGAATAG aaaagaaAGATCTTGAAGTGGAA aaATTATTAGGTATTGCTGATCTGAACAAGGCGACCATTAAAAGTCTTTCAAAACTTCATGAATTATATATCATGAAGTTCTGCAGTCAAATTATTGAAGAAGGAGTAAAGTATCATATTTTCCGTAATATAATGGAAGTCAAAGACATGATTGAAAG TTTTGACAGTGTGTTAGAAGGTAATCGTCTAGACAGTTTCGCATACTTTACTGAACTAAATAAACGATTGAAGGAAGGTTCGTTTAAGCCAATTGTTGAATATCAAGCCAACTTGCCTTTTCAACGGAATATGCTTCAATTCCAAAG AGAACATAATAGAGCACTTATACAAGTGCTTGGAAATTTTGAGCGAAATGTCAAAACAAAAAGCCGTATTTCTGAGATGGACTTGCAGTTACGGATTTCGAAACCTCAGGAATGGCTAACGTCTCTTTATAGAAAGTCTaag GCTCTAAACAAAGCATTTAAAGGTCCAACCGACCAGCCTAACCATCGGTTGCAAATACATACAATTCATATGCTAGAGAAACTTATTCAAGAAGAACAAGAACTCACGAAAAGTGTAGAAAAAGACTTACACATGACGTCAGTGCTGCTCAACTTACCAACTGAACTGGTATCAAAAGATCGTCAATTATTATAC AAACTATCACAAATAAAAGATGATTGGTTAAAAAAGCACGGTTGTTTTATGTTATATACCAAGAGAAAGACTGACGACGGAAACCCACTGAAGAATATTAGAAAGAAATATTCACAAAAAGAGATTCATATTTACGCTTCAGCCTCAGTCATTATTTTGACATC GAAACAATTTTGTAATTGCTATGATCGAAATTATACTGATATTGAAGTTGTTGACGCAAGAAACAGAAAAAGTTGGATGCCTGAAAAAGGTTTTTTGTTTAAGTTGTGGATATATAAGAAAGTAGGCCTCGTAGACGATTATCAGCCAGTGGAATACCTTCTTGGATTTACCTCAGGGAGTGACCAAATTGA GAAAGATTTCAAAGAATGGAAAGCAGCACTCGTCGTGGCTACTGGTGAATCTGGAAAATATGATGATTATA GTCGACCAATACACATTGTAACAACGGTTTTTGTCACTAACAAAGACGACGAACTTCAACTGGATGTGAATGACTTTGTGGAACTTCTTGAAAATCGACAAGTCAAGAATGAAA tttgggTAAGAGGTATACGTCAACGTGACGGAATGTCTGGGTGGTTTCCAAGCACAATTTTAGGATCACAACGGGATGAACAATATAGCTATGGCCAGAAAATAAAACTTCGGTgtaaaaaagaaagagaaaatgaATATGAAGACGACAAATCAAGCTataa caaCGATGCCATCCAAGTTAGAAAGAAAGACCGTGACACAACTACTAGAAACCCCAGGAAATCGTCTAAAGATAAATCAAAAcgattatcattttattttaggcctatcaGTAGGCTTCTGATGAATCAGAATGCATGTATTGCACCTAAGGACACAGACTTGTATCAAGAAATACGTGTTGGTAATGTGGAAACATCTTGCAGCGTATTAGACCGAACCTCCCACTATGACTACATTTGTTCTGACATTGAGTTTGATGACGGCGGGTACGTTAAGGTTGCTCcgtataataagaataattag
- the LOC140059008 gene encoding mitogen-activated protein kinase kinase kinase zak-1-like, with translation MSESNWEFFIPKDEIEFGEYIVLGEGFASVVYKATRKTVNNNIGVAVKFYQRLESQREEACILKDLDHKNIIKFYGLYKPHGGVMSLHGIVLELASEGNLSNFLTRNREQSQTAGILFRLPESQFVQWSIDIASALQYLHKKNIIHKDIKSPNVLLSDVKENGFNVLKLCDFGSCKELQNACTTVTAITSAGGFTRCWAAPEVLQHPRIVSKTSDVYSFCVVLWELWTCQEPWKGFGEVEMIMNVINGTFLEIPNDFPEVLRPMIKQCWSSAGVQRCEIDEVLEYLEKFRRFLIDNGKSFYSTVI, from the coding sequence ATGAGTGAGTCAAATTGGGAGTTTTTTATTCCAAAGGATGAAATTGAGTTCGGAGAGTATATTGTGCTTGGGGAAGGCTTCGCTTCGGTTGTGTATAAAGCTACACGTAAAACGGTTAACAACAACATTGGAGTAGCCGTGAAGTTTTATCAAAGACTAGAAAGCCAGCGTGAGGAAGCCTGTATTCTTAAAGATCTTGATcacaaaaatatcataaaattcTACGGTCTTTATAAACCACATGGTGGTGTGATGAGCTTACATGGCATTGTCCTGGAATTGGCATCTGAGGGAAATTTGTCAAATTTTTTAACCAGAAATAGAGAGCAAAGTCAAACTGCGGGAATACTCTTCAGATTACCAGAATCTCAGTTTGTTCAGTGGAGTATTGACATCGCTTCTGCCCTTCAGTACTTGCACAAGAAGAACATAATCCACAAAGACATTAAATCACCAAATGTTCTATTAAGCGATGTCAAGGAAAACGGGTTTAACGTACTTAAATTGTGTGATTTTGGAAGTTGTAAAGAACTACAAAATGCATGTACCACAGTGACTGCCATTACATCTGCAGGAGGCTTTACAAGATGTTGGGCTGCACCTGAAGTTCTCCAACATCCAAGAATTGTATCTAAAACATCGGATGTTTACTCGTTTTGTGTTGTTCTATGGGAATTATGGACTTGCCAGGAACCGTGGAAAGGCTTTGGAGAGGTTGAAATGATAATGAATGTAATTAACGGTACTTTTCTTGAGATTCCAAACGACTTTCCGGAGGTATTGCGTCCAATGATAAAACAGTGTTGGAGCAGCGCAGGGGTACAAAGGTGCGAAATTGACGAAGTGCTAGAATATCTGGAGAAGTTCAGAAGGTTTTTGATAGATAACGGTAAAAGTTTTTATTCTACAGTCATTTAG